The genomic window GGCATGCGGCCCGGCACCTGGCAGCTCAGCCGAACCGTGTTCGAGGCCGCCGCCCATCTCGGCGTCCGGAGCGCCGCCGTGGGCCCTGCGCGCTACGCCAGGTCCGGTCTCACCGAGGCTATCCTCCGAGGGGCGTCGTACGAGGCGGCCGAGTCGATCGCCGACAGGTTCCGGCGTGCGCGTGAGCTCGTCGCGGCTCCCGGTGCGACGATCGTCTACCTCTACGTGCCCGAGCTGGACATGATCGCGCACCGCCTCGGCTGGCAGAGCGACGAGTGGACGGCCGCCCTCGAGGAGGTGGACGGCGAGGTCGGGAGGCTCGCCGCCTCCCTGGGGCCCGACGAGGGACTGCTCGTCACGGCCGACCACGGCGTGCTCGACGTGGGGGAGCGCGGCCGCGTCGTCTTCGGCGACCAGGCCGCGCTCGTGGACGGGGTGCGCCACGTCGCGGGCGAGCCCCGCTGCCTGCAGCTGCACTTCGAGCCGGACGCGTCGGAGGCCGTGCGCGCGAGCACGCTGGCGGCCTGGCGATCGACCGAGGCTGACCGCGCCTGGGTCGTCACCCGCGAGGAGGCGGTGCAGGCAGGCTGGTTCGGTCCCGTCGACGGCGTGGTCGCGCCGCGCATC from Frigoribacterium sp. PvP032 includes these protein-coding regions:
- a CDS encoding alkaline phosphatase family protein, with protein sequence MTTIVPARPPGAVSLADVLPSVLAALTGGAGAVPLPPARSAVVLLVDGLGSAALGARRGHARHLGSVSGSLFSGFPTTTASALTTFTTGRLPGEHGLVGYSVLDAERDRVVKQLSGWDAGMRPGTWQLSRTVFEAAAHLGVRSAAVGPARYARSGLTEAILRGASYEAAESIADRFRRARELVAAPGATIVYLYVPELDMIAHRLGWQSDEWTAALEEVDGEVGRLAASLGPDEGLLVTADHGVLDVGERGRVVFGDQAALVDGVRHVAGEPRCLQLHFEPDASEAVRASTLAAWRSTEADRAWVVTREEAVQAGWFGPVDGVVAPRIGDVLVAARKGVVWYDGRSTGGQAGSMVGQHGSWSSDETQVPLRRFGAFAR